A region of the Serinicoccus profundi genome:
CCCCACCGATGCGACCGCGCCCGTGCCCGCGCAGACCTCCACCGTGGCTGCACCGTCCACGCCCCGCCCCCGCGAGCGCCGACGCTACGGCGACATCGCCGTGGCCAGCGTGCTCGCGGCGCTGCTCGCCTCCGGCGGCACCTTCGCCGCGGTGGAGCTCGCCGGTGACGACACCAGCACGCAGAGCTCCAGCGCCGAGCAGGGTGCGGGCGAGCAGGCCAGCGGCGACGCCCGCGGCACCACCGTGTCCCTCACCGGCGAGCAGGACTGGGCCTCCATCGCCGAGGCCGTCACGCCGAGCACCGTCTCCATCTCGGTGGCCGGGATGGGCGGGGAGGGCTCCGGCTCCGGCGTCGTCTGGGACGACCAGGGGCACATCGTCACCAACGCGCACGTCGTGGAGGGGGCCCAGCAGGTGCAGGTCATGGTGCCCGGCGGACGGTCCTACCCCGCCGACGTCGTGGGCTCCGACCCCTCCAGCGACCTGGCCGTCCTGCAGCTGGAGACGGTGCCCGACGACCTCACCCCGATCGCGGTCGGGGACGACTCGGCGCTGGGCGTCGGCGACCCGGTGATGGCGGTCGGCAACCCCCTGGGCCTGTCCGGCACGGTGACCACCGGCATCGTCAGCGCCCTGGACCGACCGGTCACCACTCAGGGATCCAACGGCAACCCGGCCGACCCCAACGCCGCGGTCTACACCAACGCCATCCAGACCTCGGCCGCCATCAATCCCGGCAACTCCGGCGGTGCGCTCGTCAACGCCGCGGGCGAGCTCGTCGGCATCAACTCCTCCATCGCCTCGCTCTCCTCCGGCGCCACCGGGCAGAGCGGCTCGATCGGCATCGGCTTCGCCATCCCCTCGGGCAAGGTGCAGCTCATCGCCGACCAGCTCATCGAGACCGGCACCGCGACCCACGCCTTCCTCGGGGTGGGCCTCGATGACGCGCAGGCCGAGGTGGACGGTGCCGTGCTCACCGGGGCCGCGGTCACCCAGGTCGAGACCGGCTCGCCCGCCGACGGGGCCGGCCTGCAGTCCGGCGACCTCATCGTCGGCATCGACGACGAGCAGATCACCAGCGCCACCGCCCTCATCGGCCAGGTCCGCGAGCGCGGCGCCGGTGACGAGGCCCGCGTCGCCTACATCCGTGACGGCGAGCGCGCCGAGGTCACGGTCACCCTCACCACCCGGCCGGACGAGGAGGGCTGAGGGTCAGCGGGCCGGCGCGGGCCGGCGCGGGTCGGTGCGCGTCGGGCCCAGCTCGGGGGCCTTCCAGCCGCCCACTGTCGGCCGGTTGGTCCACTGTCGTCCGCGATGTCATCTGTCGGCCTCCTCGAGGAGGCTGACAGATGACATCGCGGCTGATAGTTCACGGCGCGGCGTACGCCCTCACCGGGACCGGTCGACCCGGCCCTCGTCCCAGACCGGGGCGCTGCTCTCGCGGACCGTGCCGTCGGCGCCGAAGACGACGAAGCGGTCGAAGGAGGAGGCGAACCAGCGGTCGTGGGTGACCGCCAGGACCGTCCCCTCGAAGGCCTCCAGCCCGTCCTGCAGCGCCTCGGCCGAGTGCAGGTCGAGGTTGTCCGTGGGCTCGTCGAGCAGCAGCAGGGTCGCGCCGGACAGCTCCAGTAGGAGGATCTGGAAACGCGCCTGCTGCCCGCCCGACAGCGAGTCGAAGCGCTGCTCACCGGCCCGGGCCAGCTCGTAGCGGTCCAGCACCCGCGACGCCTCCTCCCGCGGCAGCCCGCGCCGGTGCTCATCGCCCCGGTGCAGGATCTCCAGCAGGGTCCGACCGACGAGGCTCGGGTGGTCGTGGGTCTGGGCGAACCACCCTGGCCGCACCCGTGCGCCGAGCCGGGCCACGCCAGTATGCGCCACCGGCGCCGGCACGACGTCGCCGACCGGGCGGTGCTCGGTCTCGGGGTCGCTGCCGCCCGCGGCCAGCAGCCGCAGGAAGTGCGACTTGCCCGAGCCGTTGGACCCCAGGACGGCGACGCGGTCGCCGTACCAGACCTCCAGGTCGACCGGCCTCATCAGCCCGGTCAGCTCCAGCCCCTCGCAGATCACCGCGCGCTTGGCCGTGCGCCCGCCCCGCAGCCGCATCGTCACCCGCTGCTCCTGCGCCACCACCTCCGGCGGCCCGGCCTCCTCGAACCGGCGCAACCGGGTCTGGGCGGCGTGGTACTGGCTGGCCATGTCGGCGTTGTAGGCCGCCTTGGCCTTGTAGCGCAGCATGAGGTCGCGCAGCTTGGCGTGCTCCTCGTCCCAGCGCCGCCGTGCTTCCTCCAGCCGGTCGTTGCGCTGCTGCCGCGCCTGGTGCCAGGTCGTGAAGCTGCCGGGGTGCACCCACAGCGTGCTGCCGGCCCCACCGGGCTCGAGCGTCGCGACCCGGGTCGCCACCTGCGCCAGCAGCTCGCGGTCGTGGCTGACGAGCAACACCGTCTTGGGGCTGGCCCGCAGCGCCTCCTCCAGCCAGCGCTTGGCCGGCACGTCGAGGTAGTTGTCCGGCTCGTCCAGCAGCAGCACCTCGTCCGGCCCGCGCAGCAGCGCCTCCAGCGCCAGCCGCTTCTGCTCCCCGCCGGACAGGGCCTGGGTGCTGCGCCACTGGGCGCGCTCGAACGGCATACCGAGCGCGGCGACCGTGCAGACGTCCCACGCCGTCTCCTGCTCGTAGCCGCCGACATCGGCCCAGTCCGCGAGCGCCTGCGCGTAGGCGAGCTGGGCGGGTTCGTCGTCGACCTCCATCATCGCCAGCTCGGTCGCCTCCAGCGCCTGCGCCGCGGCGCGGATCCGCGGCGGCGCGACCGAGACCAGCAGGTCCCGCACCGTCGGCGCGCTCTCCCCCGGAGCGACGTCGCGGCCCATCGTCCCGATGAACTGCGCCATCACTCCCAGGCCGCCACCACGCGAGATCGAGCCCTCGTGCGGGCGCAGCTGGTCGGCCACGATCCGCAGCAGCGTGGTCTTGCCGCTGCCGTTGGGCCCGACGAGAGCCACCCGCGCACCCTCGCCGACGCGCAGGCTGACGTCGTGCAGCAGCGGGCGGCCGTCGGGCAGGTGGAAGCCCACCCCGGCGATCTCGACGTGTCCCATGGGTCCATTGTCAGGGCTGGGGTATGCCGCCCCTACCGGTTTTCGCGGCCCGTGGGAGGCGACGAGATGCCACCGCGACAGCCCGGCATTGATACCTTGACGTCTGCGTGCGTCCAGCCCCGTCACGCCCCCCGACGTTCTAGGAGTCACCCGTGAAGATCGCTGTGCTCGGCGGTGACGGTTTCTGCGGCTGGCCCGCGGCGCTGCACCTGTCGGACCTCGGCCACGACGTGGTCATCGTCGACAATCTCATCCGGCGGCGGATCGACGAGGAGCTCGGGGCCTCCTCGCTCACCCCGATCGCGAGCCCGCAGGAGCGCCTCGACGCGTGGGCCGAGGTCGGCGGCCGACCGATGGAGTTCGTCGAGCTGGACCTCGCGCAGGACTACGACGGCCTGCTCGCCTTCCTGGTGTCCGCGCGGCCGGACGCCGTCGTGCACTTCGCCGAGCAGCGCTCCGCGCCCTACTCGATGAAGTCGCCGGGGCACAAGCGCTACACCGTCGACAACAACACCAACGCGACCCACAACGTGCTGTGCGCGCTCGTCGAGAGCGGGCTCGACGCGCACCTGGTCCACCTCGGCACCATGGGCGTCTACGGCTACGGCACGGCCGGTATGGCGATCCCCGAGGGCTACCTCGACGTCGAGATCGCCGGGGACGACGGCACGCGGGTGGAGCAGCAGATCCTCTACCCCACCAACCCGGGGTCGATCTACCACATGACGAAGTGCCTGGACCAGCAGCTCTTCGCCTACTACGCCAAGAACGACGCGCTGCGGATCACCGACCTGCACCAGGGCATCATCTGGGGCACCCACACGGAGCAGACGGTGCGCGACGAGCGGCTCATCAACCGCTTCGACTACGACGGCGACTACGGCACGGTGCTCAACCGCTTCCTCATGCAGGCGGCGGTCGGCTACCCGCTCACCGTGCACGGCACCGGCGGCCAGACCCGCGCCTTCATCCACATCCGCGACATGGTCCGCTGCGTGCAGATCGCCCTGGAGAACCCGCCCACCGCCGGTGACCGGGTCAAGATCTTCAACCAGATGACGCAGACCCACCGGGTGCGCGACCTCGCCGAGCTCGTCGCCCGGATCAGCGACGCCGAGGTCGAGCTGGTCCCCAACCCGCGCCACGAGGCGGCCGAGAACGAGCTGCACGTGCACAACGAGACCTTCCTCGACCTCGGGCTCGAGCCGACGCTGCTCGAGGAGGGCCTGCTCATGGAGGTCGAGGACGTCGCCCGGCGCTACGCCGACCGGGCCGACCTCGAGAAGATCCCCTGCACGTCCACCTGGACCCGCGCCCAGCAGGCCGGCGTGCCCGCCTCCCGCGGCTCTTCCGTCGAACGCACGGCCTGAGCCGGGCGACGGCATACCCGCATGCGCATCGCGCTCTTCACCGAGGTCTTCCTGCCCAAGGTCGACGGGGTCGTCACCCGCATCACCCGCACCCTGGACCAGCTGACCGACCTCGGCCACGAGGCGCTCGTCTTCGCGCCCGGTGAGCCGCCGACGCACTACGGCCCGCACCGTGTCGTCAAGGTGCGCTCGGTGTCCTTCCAACCGTGGTACCCCGAGATCATGGTCGGGCTGCCGACGGCCCGGATCGCCCGCGAGATGCAGGCCTACCACCCCGACATCGTGCACGCGGTCAACCCCGTGTGGCTGGCGGCCTACGGCGTGATCTCGGCCCGACGGCGCAACCTGCCGCTGCTCGCGAGCTTCCACACCGACGTCCCGTCCTACACGACGCGGCTCGGCAACGGTCTGTCCGTGCTGCGCGCGCCCTCGCAGGCGTGGATCACCGGGATGCACAACCTCGCCGAGGTCAACCTGTGCACCTCGATGCAGATGGTGCAGCGGGCCCGCGAGGTCGGCATCCGCGAGGTCGACCTGTGGCCCAAGGCCGTCGACACCGTCGGCTACCACCCCTCCAAGCGCAGCGCGCAGATGCGCGACCGGCTCAGCGGTGGGCACCCGGACGCCCCGCTCGTGCTCTACGTCGGGCGGCTGTCGCGGGAGAAGGACCTCGACCAGCTGCTGGAGCCGATCCGCGCGCTCGCTCCTGAGGGGGTGCGGCTCGCGTTCGTCGGGTCCGGGCCGGCGCGGGAGGAGCTGGAGACGATGTTCGCCGGCACGCCGACCGTCTTCACCGGCTACCTCGCCGGGGAGGACCTCGCTTCGGCCTACGCCAGCGCGGACGCCTTCGCCTTCCCCTCGACGACGGAGACGCTCGGGCTCGTCGCGCTGGAATCGATGGCCAGTGAGGTGCCGGTCGTGGGCGCCCGGGCCGGCGGCATACCGTTCGTCATCGAGGACGGCGTCACCGGCTTCCTCGTGGAGCCGGGCGACACGACGGGGTATGCGGACCGCCTGCGCCGGCTGCTCCTGGAGCCGGGGCTCAAGCAGCGCATGGGCGCCGCGGCCCGGGCGGACGCGCTGACGCACTCGTGGCGGGCCTCGACCGAGTCGCTCGTGGAGTCCTACGAGCTCGCGGTCGAGCGGCACGCCGGCCGCCGCCCGGTGCCCAAGCCGCTGCGTGCCCGGGCGCACCGCGACCTCCCGCCCCCAGGGTAGGAGCCCCGCCCGACCATCCCACCGAGCGCCGCACATGGTCGCCCCGGGACCCACCGAGCGCCGCAGATGGTCGCTCTCACCCCGACCGAGCGCCGCAGATGGTCGCCCCACGCCCCACCGAGCGCCGCAGATGGTCGCCACATGTCGCTGCAGCAGCACGCGCCCACCACGGTGCTACCGTGCGGCCCATGGTGATCGATGGGGAGACCACAACCGCGACCGAGCGCTCGACCTGGAGCAGCAAATGGGCAGCGATGGGGCCAGGGCTACTCGCGGCCTCGGCGGCCATCGGCGCCTCCCACCTCATCTCCTCCACCCAGG
Encoded here:
- a CDS encoding NAD-dependent epimerase/dehydratase family protein; this encodes MKIAVLGGDGFCGWPAALHLSDLGHDVVIVDNLIRRRIDEELGASSLTPIASPQERLDAWAEVGGRPMEFVELDLAQDYDGLLAFLVSARPDAVVHFAEQRSAPYSMKSPGHKRYTVDNNTNATHNVLCALVESGLDAHLVHLGTMGVYGYGTAGMAIPEGYLDVEIAGDDGTRVEQQILYPTNPGSIYHMTKCLDQQLFAYYAKNDALRITDLHQGIIWGTHTEQTVRDERLINRFDYDGDYGTVLNRFLMQAAVGYPLTVHGTGGQTRAFIHIRDMVRCVQIALENPPTAGDRVKIFNQMTQTHRVRDLAELVARISDAEVELVPNPRHEAAENELHVHNETFLDLGLEPTLLEEGLLMEVEDVARRYADRADLEKIPCTSTWTRAQQAGVPASRGSSVERTA
- a CDS encoding glycosyltransferase family 4 protein; amino-acid sequence: MRIALFTEVFLPKVDGVVTRITRTLDQLTDLGHEALVFAPGEPPTHYGPHRVVKVRSVSFQPWYPEIMVGLPTARIAREMQAYHPDIVHAVNPVWLAAYGVISARRRNLPLLASFHTDVPSYTTRLGNGLSVLRAPSQAWITGMHNLAEVNLCTSMQMVQRAREVGIREVDLWPKAVDTVGYHPSKRSAQMRDRLSGGHPDAPLVLYVGRLSREKDLDQLLEPIRALAPEGVRLAFVGSGPAREELETMFAGTPTVFTGYLAGEDLASAYASADAFAFPSTTETLGLVALESMASEVPVVGARAGGIPFVIEDGVTGFLVEPGDTTGYADRLRRLLLEPGLKQRMGAAARADALTHSWRASTESLVESYELAVERHAGRRPVPKPLRARAHRDLPPPG
- a CDS encoding ABC-F family ATP-binding cassette domain-containing protein: MGHVEIAGVGFHLPDGRPLLHDVSLRVGEGARVALVGPNGSGKTTLLRIVADQLRPHEGSISRGGGLGVMAQFIGTMGRDVAPGESAPTVRDLLVSVAPPRIRAAAQALEATELAMMEVDDEPAQLAYAQALADWADVGGYEQETAWDVCTVAALGMPFERAQWRSTQALSGGEQKRLALEALLRGPDEVLLLDEPDNYLDVPAKRWLEEALRASPKTVLLVSHDRELLAQVATRVATLEPGGAGSTLWVHPGSFTTWHQARQQRNDRLEEARRRWDEEHAKLRDLMLRYKAKAAYNADMASQYHAAQTRLRRFEEAGPPEVVAQEQRVTMRLRGGRTAKRAVICEGLELTGLMRPVDLEVWYGDRVAVLGSNGSGKSHFLRLLAAGGSDPETEHRPVGDVVPAPVAHTGVARLGARVRPGWFAQTHDHPSLVGRTLLEILHRGDEHRRGLPREEASRVLDRYELARAGEQRFDSLSGGQQARFQILLLELSGATLLLLDEPTDNLDLHSAEALQDGLEAFEGTVLAVTHDRWFASSFDRFVVFGADGTVRESSAPVWDEGRVDRSR
- a CDS encoding S1C family serine protease — protein: MTTPQHDPQDLASGRQHPTPGYPAGTTGPQRDGDPTGPVPTDATAPVPAQTSTVAAPSTPRPRERRRYGDIAVASVLAALLASGGTFAAVELAGDDTSTQSSSAEQGAGEQASGDARGTTVSLTGEQDWASIAEAVTPSTVSISVAGMGGEGSGSGVVWDDQGHIVTNAHVVEGAQQVQVMVPGGRSYPADVVGSDPSSDLAVLQLETVPDDLTPIAVGDDSALGVGDPVMAVGNPLGLSGTVTTGIVSALDRPVTTQGSNGNPADPNAAVYTNAIQTSAAINPGNSGGALVNAAGELVGINSSIASLSSGATGQSGSIGIGFAIPSGKVQLIADQLIETGTATHAFLGVGLDDAQAEVDGAVLTGAAVTQVETGSPADGAGLQSGDLIVGIDDEQITSATALIGQVRERGAGDEARVAYIRDGERAEVTVTLTTRPDEEG